In Candidatus Defluviilinea proxima, a single genomic region encodes these proteins:
- a CDS encoding HEAT repeat domain-containing protein, whose translation MLKDRLIAFLKILPEETRMVSLMAVLFLCLQAGQGFGENAAFALFLSSVKVDYLPYMYMGLGGVVFLASIFFSASLSRFQNSSVVVNFLAGAILLFSLEWIFIVFAGNAVSYPVLWLTTYGSGVVFGTLLWTVAGEVCDARQAKRLFPLFTSMGILGSVLGNSLTGLVAKAAGTTSLIIFYVLLLGIGFVVVRRVTKEYFKTEPDANIRFSLIDDIRAGYQFVRGSQLFRLIALSSILYSILFFTVDFPFSERISIQFANDSAGLAGFKGLFTSLVTAVTFLVSLFLANRLYTKLGIVNSVLIMPITYVVTFIVFFVSFNFWGAVGARFGQLVILGGLGGTAWNALFNVVPSERRGQVLSFNNGVPAQIGVVLSGLLIILSRRALETQDILLLGLTIAIVTVQVTRKMRPAYGEALLSALRAGRVEVFSEEADDFAGYQNDPMALEVTRDALNDPRPLTRRLAVEMLARMGGKTAAHDIVEHLNDEDASVRAAAVGALVDLDAKDSFKHVIMGLDDESDEVREQTLAALPKLEVASTPELIRTLERLLENPNLKIASHAAIVLLYLGETSRALAFVAKTFKDKDPIHRITPFSSYRVIASMVNTVIPFDKGLVRAALHDPAPVVRREAARIVSFLMDESIVDDVITLLGDPDTMVKRNASESLKQNWDISRGVLIRMLQEADESIIAPVMDSIPTGDAGILDALLTRIHREVAWIQYLRALVEPLPLKGRMTKLLVYILRYRILLREERLVKAVGLFGDQRAMNLVRAALVEGDASARAAALEALETLGDKRVTAEVLPILESDSSDMLAPFTLTDAMKELLKDQDPELRSLAMFVIAELALEEFVPKLRELSVSDDKLTVSMARDALSRMGGTSIMKTSKNIKTLRTLTTLDRILFFREVPMFSRLTPDDLERIAEIAEEQLFLEGSFLCREGERGDTLFIITDGMVDVVKTSGNVETVLATQSVGSYVGEMAVLESAPRSATLRARSNVRALVINGDAFNTILLDRPEVAVSVLQHMSHRVRELNQRVGVSA comes from the coding sequence ATGCTTAAAGACCGCCTGATCGCATTCTTGAAGATACTTCCTGAAGAGACCCGCATGGTCTCTTTAATGGCTGTGTTGTTCTTGTGCTTGCAGGCTGGGCAGGGGTTTGGTGAGAATGCGGCATTTGCGTTGTTCCTCTCCAGCGTGAAAGTGGATTACCTGCCGTATATGTACATGGGGCTTGGGGGAGTGGTGTTCCTTGCCTCGATCTTCTTTTCAGCCAGTTTAAGCCGTTTTCAAAACTCCAGCGTTGTCGTGAACTTTTTAGCTGGGGCTATTTTGTTGTTCTCGCTGGAATGGATCTTTATTGTTTTCGCTGGCAATGCAGTTTCCTATCCTGTACTTTGGCTGACCACGTATGGTTCGGGTGTTGTATTTGGCACATTGTTATGGACCGTAGCAGGTGAAGTGTGCGATGCGCGTCAGGCAAAACGACTTTTCCCATTGTTCACAAGCATGGGTATTTTGGGAAGCGTGTTGGGGAATTCTCTGACAGGTCTTGTCGCGAAGGCGGCTGGCACAACCAGTCTCATCATTTTCTACGTTTTATTATTGGGAATTGGTTTTGTGGTTGTACGGCGGGTGACGAAAGAATATTTCAAGACTGAGCCAGATGCCAATATCCGTTTTAGCCTGATAGATGATATTCGCGCTGGGTATCAATTTGTGCGAGGCTCGCAACTGTTTCGTTTGATCGCGCTGTCGTCCATCCTCTATTCCATTCTTTTTTTCACCGTGGACTTTCCCTTCAGTGAGCGGATCTCCATTCAATTTGCGAACGATTCTGCCGGGTTGGCGGGTTTCAAAGGCTTGTTCACGAGTTTAGTCACCGCTGTGACGTTTTTGGTCTCGTTGTTTTTGGCCAATCGTTTGTACACCAAACTGGGCATTGTCAACAGCGTTTTGATCATGCCGATCACGTATGTTGTGACGTTCATTGTGTTCTTTGTCAGTTTTAATTTCTGGGGTGCTGTTGGCGCACGTTTCGGTCAGTTGGTGATTTTGGGCGGACTTGGCGGCACAGCGTGGAATGCTTTGTTCAATGTAGTGCCCTCTGAACGGCGCGGACAAGTACTGTCTTTTAATAACGGTGTCCCAGCTCAAATCGGCGTTGTACTTTCTGGCCTCTTAATCATCCTCAGTCGACGGGCTCTGGAGACACAGGATATCCTCCTGTTGGGTCTGACGATCGCGATCGTTACGGTGCAAGTCACACGTAAGATGCGCCCCGCCTACGGGGAAGCGTTGTTAAGCGCTTTGCGTGCGGGGCGTGTGGAAGTATTCAGTGAAGAGGCTGATGATTTCGCTGGGTATCAAAACGACCCGATGGCCCTGGAAGTGACTCGTGATGCGCTTAACGACCCGCGCCCTCTTACGCGCCGACTGGCCGTGGAGATGTTGGCTCGCATGGGTGGCAAGACTGCCGCGCATGATATTGTCGAGCACTTGAACGATGAGGATGCTTCTGTCCGTGCGGCGGCTGTGGGTGCCTTGGTTGATTTGGATGCGAAGGATTCTTTCAAACATGTCATCATGGGATTGGACGACGAGAGTGATGAAGTACGTGAACAGACTCTCGCGGCTCTTCCCAAGCTGGAAGTTGCCTCAACACCCGAACTGATTCGTACCCTTGAGCGTTTGCTCGAAAACCCCAACCTCAAGATCGCTTCGCATGCCGCGATCGTGTTGCTATATCTTGGTGAAACATCCAGAGCCCTTGCGTTTGTTGCAAAGACTTTCAAAGACAAGGATCCTATTCATCGCATCACTCCGTTTTCCTCGTATCGCGTGATTGCTTCCATGGTGAATACTGTTATTCCTTTTGATAAGGGATTGGTACGCGCAGCCCTTCATGACCCTGCTCCTGTAGTTCGCCGCGAGGCCGCGAGGATTGTTTCCTTTTTGATGGATGAGTCCATTGTCGATGATGTAATTACTTTGCTCGGTGACCCAGATACGATGGTGAAGAGAAATGCGTCAGAATCGCTGAAGCAGAATTGGGATATATCGAGAGGCGTCTTAATTCGTATGTTGCAAGAGGCCGACGAGTCCATTATTGCGCCTGTCATGGATTCCATCCCTACTGGCGACGCGGGAATATTGGATGCGCTCTTGACTCGTATTCACCGTGAAGTAGCATGGATCCAGTATTTGCGCGCGTTAGTGGAGCCGCTCCCGCTTAAGGGGCGAATGACAAAACTGCTGGTCTATATTTTGCGGTATCGCATTTTGTTGCGTGAAGAACGATTGGTAAAAGCTGTAGGTTTGTTTGGCGATCAACGTGCCATGAACCTGGTGCGTGCCGCCTTGGTGGAAGGTGATGCTTCTGCAAGAGCCGCTGCTTTGGAAGCTCTGGAAACATTGGGCGATAAGCGTGTCACTGCAGAGGTGTTGCCGATATTGGAGAGTGACTCCAGTGATATGTTAGCTCCATTTACGCTTACAGACGCGATGAAAGAATTGTTGAAAGATCAGGACCCTGAACTGCGGTCGCTGGCTATGTTTGTGATCGCAGAACTTGCGTTGGAAGAGTTTGTTCCGAAACTACGGGAACTTTCTGTAAGTGACGATAAATTAACTGTAAGCATGGCGCGTGACGCCCTTTCGCGCATGGGAGGTACTTCCATTATGAAGACATCCAAAAATATAAAGACCTTGCGAACATTGACCACGCTGGACCGCATCCTGTTTTTCCGTGAGGTGCCTATGTTCTCGCGTCTCACGCCAGATGACCTTGAGCGTATCGCAGAGATTGCTGAAGAACAGTTATTTCTGGAAGGTTCTTTCCTGTGTCGTGAAGGGGAACGAGGCGATACATTGTTCATCATTACTGATGGTATGGTGGATGTGGTGAAGACCTCTGGGAATGTTGAAACTGTTTTAGCTACACAAAGCGTAGGCAGTTATGTAGGGGAAATGGCCGTGTTAGAATCGGCGCCTCGTTCGGCCACGTTACGAGCGCGCAGTAATGTGCGCGCACTGGTAATTAATGGAGATGCGTTCAACACCATCCTTTTGGATCGCCCGGAAGTGGCCGTCTCTGTTTTACAACACATGTCCCACCGTGTGCGCGAGTTGAATCAACGCGTCGGTGTGTCGGCTTGA
- a CDS encoding YeeE/YedE family protein gives MTTAPATKKSIFNRPERAYVHPYFGGVVLGIVLFLAFFLTGNGLGSSGATSRIDAALVDAISPSHVDNNPYLLKMAGGDKNPMDDWIVPVFFGALLGGFSSGLFNGRLKFMTTKGPNISDRTRWLMAFLGGVLFLYGARMARGCTSGQALSGGATLSAGSWAVMFAIFGGAYGLAYFVRKLWN, from the coding sequence ATGACAACTGCTCCTGCTACCAAGAAAAGTATTTTCAACCGACCCGAAAGAGCATACGTGCATCCCTATTTTGGAGGCGTGGTGCTTGGCATTGTACTCTTCCTTGCCTTTTTCCTCACAGGTAATGGTCTCGGCTCCTCGGGCGCAACCAGCCGCATTGATGCCGCCCTTGTGGATGCCATCTCGCCCTCCCACGTGGACAACAATCCATATTTACTAAAAATGGCGGGCGGCGATAAAAACCCAATGGACGATTGGATCGTGCCTGTATTCTTCGGCGCATTACTTGGCGGTTTCTCCTCGGGCTTGTTCAATGGACGTCTCAAGTTCATGACGACCAAAGGGCCGAACATCTCAGATCGCACACGCTGGCTCATGGCATTCCTCGGCGGAGTACTTTTCCTCTACGGAGCGCGGATGGCACGTGGATGCACATCCGGTCAGGCACTTTCAGGTGGAGCAACTCTTTCCGCTGGCTCGTGGGCAGTCATGTTCGCCATATTTGGCGGCGCATATGGACTGGCATATTTTGTAAGAAAGTTATGGAACTAG
- the yedF gene encoding sulfurtransferase-like selenium metabolism protein YedF, whose product MKNTVILITNNGMGSADEKLQHTLMAKYFELLLQNDSLPAALCFYTLGVRLVCEGSPVIEQLRNLEQKGVRLIVCSTCLNYYDITEKVKVGIVGGMGDIIEAQTKADKVITL is encoded by the coding sequence ATGAAAAACACTGTTATCTTGATCACTAACAACGGCATGGGGAGTGCAGACGAAAAGCTACAACACACATTGATGGCAAAGTATTTTGAATTGCTTCTACAAAACGACAGCCTGCCTGCCGCGTTATGCTTTTACACGTTGGGTGTAAGGCTTGTCTGCGAAGGTTCACCTGTGATCGAGCAGTTGCGCAATCTTGAGCAAAAGGGCGTGCGACTGATCGTCTGCTCTACTTGCTTGAACTACTATGACATCACTGAAAAAGTAAAAGTTGGCATCGTAGGCGGCATGGGCGATATCATCGAAGCCCAAACAAAAGCTGATAAAGTCATAACCTTATAA
- a CDS encoding YwiC-like family protein codes for MASKHNFLRKNVAIPQDHGSWVFVLSPLLVGIFAGKVFTFSSFNLIVAAMAAFMLRQPVTTVVKIYSKRRTRDELPAAFFWTALYGIIAVLAITALLLNGFGFLLYLAMPSALVFAWHLWLVSKRDERRQINVEIIATGVLSLAGLAAFWVGIGHYDPTGWWLWILTWFQSAASIVYAYLRLEQREQAESPERSGMWKMGWRAALYTSFNLASVLTLSLLAVLPSLLFLPYLIQWIETMWGITHPANGWKPTHIGIRQLIVSILWTVLFILTWR; via the coding sequence GTGGCGAGTAAACATAATTTTCTGCGCAAAAATGTTGCCATTCCGCAAGATCATGGTTCCTGGGTATTTGTCCTAAGTCCGTTATTGGTTGGCATTTTTGCGGGCAAGGTTTTTACATTTTCATCATTCAACTTGATCGTTGCCGCAATGGCCGCGTTCATGCTTCGTCAGCCTGTAACAACCGTCGTCAAGATCTATTCCAAGCGCCGCACAAGAGATGAATTACCGGCCGCGTTTTTTTGGACAGCGCTCTATGGCATCATTGCTGTTCTGGCAATCACAGCGCTCCTACTAAACGGTTTTGGCTTTCTTCTATACCTTGCCATGCCAAGTGCATTGGTCTTTGCATGGCACTTGTGGTTGGTCAGCAAACGTGACGAACGACGACAGATCAACGTGGAAATTATCGCAACCGGCGTATTATCCCTTGCGGGGCTAGCGGCATTTTGGGTGGGCATCGGTCACTATGACCCAACAGGCTGGTGGCTTTGGATACTCACCTGGTTTCAATCGGCGGCAAGCATCGTCTACGCATATCTAAGGCTTGAGCAACGGGAGCAGGCCGAAAGTCCAGAAAGAAGCGGGATGTGGAAGATGGGATGGCGCGCCGCGTTATATACATCCTTCAATCTCGCATCAGTCCTGACTTTGAGTCTACTCGCTGTTCTCCCGAGCCTTCTCTTCCTCCCATACTTGATACAATGGATCGAGACGATGTGGGGCATCACGCATCCTGCAAATGGATGGAAACCCACACACATTGGAATCCGCCAGTTGATCGTAAGTATTCTCTGGACGGTATTATTTATTTTGACCTGGAGGTAA
- a CDS encoding YeeE/YedE family protein: MNFPLPEFIAVSAANPWTYVLFGVIGFAFGFTLEMSGFGDSRKLAAQFYFTELTVLKVMFTAIVTAMVLLFGAVGLGILNFSQVWVNPTYLASGIVGGLIMGVGFIIGGFCPTTSLASASTGKIDGMFFMAGGFVGAFLFGETEQYFTQWYNNAGYYGRVTLDQVFHLPIGVVVLLVVLMALFMFWGSEQLERIIGKKDMSKEPKLRIVGAGALVVLALAVVFIGSPSLEQKYNKLTFTRTETIPQLNADPIVNTVIYTADEMLSNRLVFVSPAEAFKAKYNQSMNLIYLDVRSEADYNLYHIEGAVNIPTERIEEVIPLLLSEPPANSVFILMSNDETAAVKTWKTLVASTVPNVYILEGGVNNWIAFFGKEDKTLQAVQPNPKPAPDQLAYIFPAALGDRYESCDPSPIEYEKLEFEAKIKLQLKRDKSGGGCG; this comes from the coding sequence ATGAACTTTCCTCTTCCTGAATTTATCGCTGTAAGCGCCGCAAACCCGTGGACGTACGTGCTCTTCGGCGTTATCGGTTTTGCTTTCGGCTTCACTCTCGAAATGTCTGGCTTCGGTGACTCCCGCAAACTCGCCGCACAGTTCTACTTCACCGAACTTACCGTGCTCAAGGTCATGTTTACCGCTATTGTCACTGCGATGGTATTGCTCTTCGGCGCAGTCGGGCTTGGCATTCTCAACTTCAGTCAAGTCTGGGTCAATCCAACGTATCTTGCATCTGGCATTGTGGGCGGGCTCATCATGGGCGTAGGCTTCATCATCGGCGGCTTCTGCCCCACGACTTCGCTCGCATCCGCGTCCACTGGCAAGATAGACGGCATGTTCTTCATGGCTGGCGGCTTCGTTGGCGCCTTCCTCTTCGGTGAGACCGAGCAATACTTCACCCAATGGTACAACAATGCAGGTTACTACGGACGTGTCACACTTGACCAAGTCTTCCATCTCCCGATCGGTGTTGTAGTCCTACTTGTCGTATTGATGGCACTCTTCATGTTCTGGGGCTCCGAACAACTCGAACGCATCATCGGTAAAAAAGATATGAGCAAAGAGCCCAAACTTCGCATTGTAGGCGCTGGCGCACTGGTCGTCCTCGCCCTCGCAGTCGTTTTCATCGGCTCACCATCGCTTGAACAAAAATATAACAAGCTCACCTTTACCCGAACGGAGACCATCCCGCAACTCAATGCTGACCCCATTGTCAACACCGTTATCTACACTGCAGACGAAATGTTGTCCAATCGCTTGGTTTTCGTTTCGCCTGCCGAAGCGTTCAAGGCAAAGTACAACCAATCGATGAACCTAATATATCTGGATGTGCGCTCTGAGGCTGATTACAACTTGTACCACATCGAAGGCGCTGTCAACATTCCCACCGAACGCATCGAGGAAGTCATTCCTTTATTACTCAGTGAGCCACCTGCAAATTCCGTTTTCATCCTGATGAGCAACGACGAGACCGCCGCCGTCAAAACATGGAAGACTCTTGTCGCTTCCACAGTCCCGAACGTTTACATTCTTGAAGGTGGAGTCAACAACTGGATCGCCTTCTTCGGTAAAGAAGACAAGACGCTCCAGGCGGTTCAACCCAACCCGAAACCTGCTCCCGATCAATTGGCCTATATCTTCCCTGCCGCCTTGGGCGACCGCTACGAATCCTGTGATCCGAGTCCAATCGAATATGAAAAACTGGAATTCGAAGCCAAGATCAAACTTCAACTAAAGCGTGACAAATCTGGCGGAGGTTGTGGTTAA
- a CDS encoding peptidylprolyl isomerase yields the protein MRMANKKKIEEQLEAERKERQARYIQIGGALVVLLLIVLGFWFFSPKAPADVPAAAVSVGTQPACDIFADIPVASQYSAPPIKIDPAKQYFATVKMANGGEFVMQLYPDKAPITVNSFVFLACKGFFNGVTFHRVLEGFMAQGGDPTGTGGGGPGYQFVNEDSDLVFDKEGVVAMANAGRDTNGSQFFITFGPADFLNGSYTIFGQIVQGMDVVNGITKRDPEQNPSFTGDVMESVTITVP from the coding sequence ATGAGAATGGCAAACAAGAAAAAGATCGAAGAACAATTGGAAGCAGAGCGAAAGGAACGGCAGGCGCGCTATATACAGATCGGCGGCGCACTTGTTGTCCTTTTGTTGATCGTGTTGGGATTTTGGTTCTTCTCACCGAAGGCCCCGGCAGATGTTCCTGCCGCCGCTGTGAGTGTAGGAACCCAACCTGCTTGTGATATTTTTGCAGATATTCCGGTGGCTTCCCAGTATAGTGCGCCCCCCATTAAGATCGATCCAGCAAAACAATATTTTGCGACAGTTAAAATGGCCAACGGCGGCGAGTTCGTGATGCAGTTATACCCCGATAAGGCACCGATCACTGTAAACAGTTTTGTATTCCTTGCCTGTAAGGGCTTCTTCAATGGCGTGACGTTCCACCGTGTGCTCGAAGGCTTCATGGCGCAAGGCGGTGACCCGACAGGCACAGGCGGTGGTGGACCTGGCTATCAGTTTGTGAATGAAGATAGCGATCTTGTGTTCGATAAAGAAGGCGTGGTTGCCATGGCGAATGCAGGCCGTGACACGAATGGCAGTCAGTTCTTCATTACATTTGGCCCAGCTGACTTTTTGAATGGTAGCTACACCATTTTTGGGCAGATAGTGCAAGGCATGGATGTGGTCAATGGCATTACGAAACGTGATCCTGAGCAAAACCCGTCCTTTACGGGTGATGTGATGGAGAGCGTGACGATCACAGTGCCGTAG
- a CDS encoding cytochrome bc complex cytochrome b subunit: MSEHRISIVRTLLAVSVIVLAITATLLSSSTVEASHNLQFTAAPTLQPTPTFDPKRLDKPNVTSETPNQLEAGSLKYWGVCMACHGDHGQGLTDEWREAFGEDRNCWKSGCHGSHVPPQGFAIPRDKIIPSVAGPGSLARFKNAQELHDYVLASMPWWDPGQLTDEQAWQATAYILDMHGTLPDDFILNDTNASAIMTQYAVPQPINDRPALFVFAGILGLAAIGMLAQDIRKSILQKKNVDATDPKPTHERPNFFHHLHAPTIPALQARFRYTLGAGGMAVFLCLILLVTGILEMFYYIPVPEHAAVSVETITSLVPFGALIRNLHYWSAQALVIVASVHLLRVVLTGAYARHRRFNYLIGMGMLVLILLLDFTGYVLRWDEGIRWALTVGTNLLKTVPWIGGALYQLVIGGGQPGLSTLERFYTWHIFVLMLALIFLVVWHIFRVRRDGGIAVPPPIQREDSIRISRFELVRREVRIMLISSVILILLSIIFPAPIARPMTYATEVHDARAPWFFLWVQELLKYGDPFLWGVAVPVLTLILMSLIPYVLREAGDHELGKWFPRGNRVSQVIIIVLALTITALTILASFPTGSP; encoded by the coding sequence ATGTCTGAGCATCGCATTTCTATCGTCCGTACTTTGTTGGCTGTATCTGTTATCGTTCTAGCAATAACAGCAACCTTGCTTTCATCATCCACAGTAGAGGCGTCACATAATCTACAATTCACTGCCGCACCCACCTTACAACCCACACCAACCTTTGACCCCAAGCGCCTGGACAAGCCAAACGTTACATCAGAAACGCCAAATCAATTAGAGGCTGGCTCGCTCAAATATTGGGGCGTGTGCATGGCGTGTCATGGTGACCACGGTCAGGGGTTGACCGACGAGTGGAGAGAGGCTTTCGGCGAAGACCGCAACTGCTGGAAGTCCGGTTGTCACGGATCACACGTCCCACCGCAGGGGTTTGCAATTCCAAGAGACAAGATCATTCCATCGGTCGCGGGGCCGGGCAGTTTGGCACGTTTCAAAAACGCACAAGAGCTACATGATTACGTTCTTGCCAGCATGCCGTGGTGGGACCCCGGTCAACTGACCGACGAACAAGCATGGCAGGCCACTGCATACATTCTTGATATGCACGGCACATTGCCTGATGATTTTATACTCAACGATACTAATGCATCGGCGATCATGACCCAATACGCCGTGCCACAGCCAATTAACGACCGCCCGGCTTTGTTCGTGTTCGCTGGGATCCTTGGGCTTGCAGCAATCGGCATGCTGGCACAAGATATCAGAAAAAGCATCCTACAAAAAAAGAATGTGGATGCAACAGATCCCAAGCCTACACACGAGAGACCGAACTTCTTCCATCACTTGCACGCTCCGACCATCCCTGCTCTGCAAGCACGCTTTCGCTACACCCTTGGCGCAGGTGGAATGGCCGTCTTCTTATGTTTGATCCTTCTTGTGACCGGTATCCTGGAGATGTTCTATTACATCCCTGTACCGGAACATGCCGCAGTTTCTGTTGAGACGATCACATCACTCGTCCCATTCGGAGCATTGATCCGCAACTTGCATTACTGGTCAGCACAGGCGCTCGTGATCGTGGCATCGGTCCATCTTTTACGCGTTGTGTTGACTGGGGCATACGCCCGCCATCGTCGGTTCAATTATTTGATCGGCATGGGAATGTTAGTATTGATCTTGTTATTGGATTTCACCGGCTACGTCCTGCGCTGGGACGAGGGCATCCGCTGGGCATTGACCGTGGGTACAAACCTGCTCAAGACCGTTCCATGGATCGGCGGAGCGTTGTATCAACTCGTCATTGGTGGCGGGCAACCCGGCTTATCAACCCTTGAGCGCTTTTACACTTGGCATATCTTTGTGCTCATGCTCGCGTTGATCTTTCTCGTGGTGTGGCACATCTTCCGCGTACGCCGCGATGGCGGGATCGCTGTGCCGCCTCCAATACAACGAGAAGATAGCATCCGCATTTCACGCTTCGAACTTGTCCGACGCGAAGTGCGCATCATGCTCATTTCAAGCGTTATTCTGATTCTGTTATCGATCATCTTCCCTGCGCCTATTGCACGCCCCATGACATACGCAACCGAAGTTCACGATGCCCGCGCACCATGGTTCTTCCTGTGGGTACAAGAGCTTCTCAAATATGGCGACCCTTTCCTTTGGGGTGTCGCCGTGCCGGTGCTGACATTGATCTTGATGTCGCTCATCCCTTATGTGCTCCGAGAGGCTGGCGACCATGAGCTTGGCAAATGGTTCCCACGAGGCAACCGCGTTTCACAAGTCATCATCATCGTTCTGGCGCTCACCATCACCGCACTCACCATCCTTGCATCTTTTCCAACAGGTTCCCCATGA